The Streptomyces sp. NBC_01439 genome contains the following window.
GGCAGCGTGCGGAGCCGGGAGACGGATCAGGGCCGTGCGGCGGCGCCGCACGGCCCTGATCTTTCCCACGGCCCGTTCAGCGAACGGGCGGGACGGGGAAACGGTTCTCCGGAGCCCGGTGGTCACACCGGGCCGTCGTCCGGGACTAGGCGGGGGTGATGTTCTCCGCCTGCGGGCCCTTCTGACCCTGCGTGATGTCGAAGGTCACGGCCTGACCCTCCTGCAGCTCACGGTAGCCAGAGGCGTTGATCGCCGAGTAGTGGGCGAAGACGTCCGGGCCGCCACCGTCCTGGGCGATGAAGCCGAAGCCCTTTTCCGAGTTGAACCACTTCACAGTTCCCGTAGCCATGTTCATGCCTTCCCGTTGACGTACGTCTTCCACACGGCGTGGAAGACGGAGGTGATCGCCCTGGTCCTACGGCACAACACAGCAAAACTGCCCACACCAAAAGGCACGGGCAAGGCACTTGGAACCACGACAGCTACCCGTGAAGGTACACGCCTGCACGCACTGTCACCAGGGGGAATGATCTCGCC
Protein-coding sequences here:
- a CDS encoding cold-shock protein is translated as MATGTVKWFNSEKGFGFIAQDGGGPDVFAHYSAINASGYRELQEGQAVTFDITQGQKGPQAENITPA